The Aethina tumida isolate Nest 87 chromosome 6, icAetTumi1.1, whole genome shotgun sequence genome has a segment encoding these proteins:
- the LOC109603811 gene encoding alpha-tocopherol transfer protein yields MSKELKYSHPFIDGLKNVPDKKKELQKIRAWMNTQPHLPVISDEYIFLFLHACYYQTEKTKTSIENYFTIRSNNPLIFGNRDAYCDRMKVIMDLAHLVRLPKTTPEGYRVLLYSVRDPDPTKVNFADGVKGFCMYNDCILSEDGLQEGYVVLFDMKGVSIGHLARVSLPALKCFMAYIQEAHPCRLKGIHVLNTAHWINHIMRMVVPLVKSEVLGLVKFHKGCIPEGIPQEILPLDYGGEAPSVEELDSDTKALTAKYRDWLIETENFVTDESKRIKKASFWSLLTGNNNSQKMDEKTFLKNLQID; encoded by the exons GATGAACACCCAGCCCCACCTGCCCGTCATCTCGGACGAGTACATCTTCCTCTTCTTGCACGCGTGCTACTATCAAACCGAGAAGACCAAGACCTCCATCGAAAACTACTTCACAATCAGATCAAACAACCCCCTGATATTCGGCAACAGAGATGCCTACTGTGACCGCATGAAGGTCATCATGGATTTGGC ACATTTGGTTAGGTTGCCCAAAACCACTCCTGAAGGTTACAGGGTGTTGTTGTACAGCGTCCGTGATCCGGATCCGACCAAGGTCAACTTTGCTGATGGCGTTAAAGGATTTTGCATGTACAACGACTGCATTTTGTCCGAAGATGGACTACAAGAAGg TTACGTGGTACTTTTTGATATGAAGGGTGTGTCGATTGGTCACTTGGCTAGGGTCAGCCTCCCCGCATTGAAGTGCTTCATGGCTTACATACAG GAAGCCCATCCATGCAGACTTAAAGGCATCCACGTCTTGAACACCGCCCATTGGATCAACCACATCATGAGGATGGTCGTACCTTTGGTCAAGTCCGAAGTACTAGGGTTGGTCAAGTTCCACAAAG gttgcATACCTGAGGGAATCCCACAAGAAATCCTGCCCTTGGACTACGGCGGTGAAGCCCCGAGTGTAGAAGAACTGGACAGTGATACGAAGGCGTTGACTGCAAAGTACCGTGACTGGTTGATCGAAACTGAAAACTTCGTCACTGACGAATCGAAGAGGATAAAGAAGGCTTCGTTTTGGTCCTTGCTCACTGGCAACAACAACTCACAGAAAATGGACGAGAAAACATTCCTGAAGAACTTACAGATTGATTGA
- the LOC109603820 gene encoding uncharacterized protein LOC109603820 isoform X1: MYYLKNIPPPHFKDLSRGVKSAPAGGRKQNDRTIIDQFANSSCLPSEELSQVALVEEGSKDWLKHMNERAAHLYKGKPQKFEDFKMPTPEVENDKPMYTDFLYKADPAEKFKRRNIRRKSTTILPVMLDKKNKLMAACSDTQGVEVVDYCCDKHAKYFRGY, translated from the exons ATGTATTACTTAAAGAACATTCCACCGCCCCATTTCAAAGATCTATCCAGGGGCGTGAAGTCGGCACCCGCAGGGGGACGTAAGCAAAATGATCGCACGATCATTGATCAATTCGCTAATAGTTCGTGCCTTCCCTCAGAGGAGCTCAGCCAGGTCGCTCTCGTCGAGGAAGGCTCGAAGGATTGGTTAAA ACATATGAACGAGAGGGCGGCGCACCTGTACAAGGGCAAGCCTCAGAAGTTCGAGGACTTCAAGATGCCTACGCCGGAGGTCGAGAACGACAAGCCAATGTACACTGATTTCCTGTACAAGGCTGACCCCGCGGAGAAG TTCAAGAGAAGGAATATCAGAAGAAAGTCTACGACCATCCTGCCGGTAATGTTGGATAAGAAGAACAAGCTGATGGCTGCATGCAGCGACACTCAag GTGTTGAGGTTGTCGACTATTGCTGTGATAAACATGCGAAATATTTTAGAGGCTATTAG
- the LOC109603820 gene encoding uncharacterized protein LOC109603820 isoform X2, with product MYYLKNIPPPHFKDLSRGVKSAPAGGQELSQVALVEEGSKDWLKHMNERAAHLYKGKPQKFEDFKMPTPEVENDKPMYTDFLYKADPAEKFKRRNIRRKSTTILPVMLDKKNKLMAACSDTQGVEVVDYCCDKHAKYFRGY from the exons ATGTATTACTTAAAGAACATTCCACCGCCCCATTTCAAAGATCTATCCAGGGGCGTGAAGTCGGCACCCGCAGGGGGAC AGGAGCTCAGCCAGGTCGCTCTCGTCGAGGAAGGCTCGAAGGATTGGTTAAA ACATATGAACGAGAGGGCGGCGCACCTGTACAAGGGCAAGCCTCAGAAGTTCGAGGACTTCAAGATGCCTACGCCGGAGGTCGAGAACGACAAGCCAATGTACACTGATTTCCTGTACAAGGCTGACCCCGCGGAGAAG TTCAAGAGAAGGAATATCAGAAGAAAGTCTACGACCATCCTGCCGGTAATGTTGGATAAGAAGAACAAGCTGATGGCTGCATGCAGCGACACTCAag GTGTTGAGGTTGTCGACTATTGCTGTGATAAACATGCGAAATATTTTAGAGGCTATTAG